The following are encoded in a window of Actinomyces oris genomic DNA:
- a CDS encoding DUF4921 family protein, whose product MLMPYSPSAEPLTRLADGTVKQISPFTGTEVWTVPGRANRPISHPVAEVRPLEEADRTHSCAFCSARYLETPPEKARLVRGADGGFERLDAVAASALFDTVAEFRRVPNLFEILSFDYWHINHGYEIPDAARERMEAYLADPAGVEHVERVARTKLAAAGADPDSWDSMDERTRRTFLAAFFAGGHDVIIGRRHFTDDAHDTTGLAGSGTLSVAEHRAYTRLAIHAMHSLYEANRWVRYVAVFQNWLRPAGASFDHLHKQLVGIDERGVTSQLELQKVRANPNLYNEMAVDYAAYQGLLVASNEHAVAFAGFGHRYPTLEVYSTSAMPEPWLMSREEVDAVSDLVHALHAATGADVPSNEEWHHKPLDVDQPMPWHITLKWRVSTLAGFEGGTKIYLNTIDPWTLHDRVVARLEDLRADRLIAPMAVGEECPTTPNRLLYNPVLTARP is encoded by the coding sequence ATGCTCATGCCGTACTCACCCTCCGCCGAACCACTCACGCGCCTGGCCGACGGGACGGTCAAGCAGATCAGCCCCTTCACCGGAACCGAGGTGTGGACCGTGCCGGGCCGCGCCAACCGCCCCATCTCGCACCCGGTGGCAGAGGTCCGCCCGCTGGAGGAGGCCGACCGCACCCACAGCTGCGCCTTCTGCTCGGCGCGCTACCTGGAGACGCCCCCGGAGAAGGCACGCCTCGTGCGCGGGGCCGACGGCGGTTTCGAGCGCCTCGACGCCGTCGCCGCCTCCGCCCTGTTCGACACGGTGGCCGAGTTCCGTCGGGTGCCCAACCTCTTCGAGATCCTTTCCTTCGACTACTGGCACATCAACCACGGCTATGAGATCCCCGACGCCGCCCGCGAGCGCATGGAGGCCTACTTGGCCGATCCGGCCGGCGTCGAGCACGTGGAGCGGGTGGCGCGCACCAAACTGGCGGCCGCGGGCGCGGACCCGGACTCCTGGGACTCGATGGACGAGCGGACCCGCCGCACCTTCCTGGCGGCCTTCTTCGCCGGGGGCCATGACGTCATCATCGGCCGGCGCCACTTCACCGACGACGCTCACGACACCACGGGCCTGGCCGGCTCGGGGACGCTGAGCGTGGCCGAGCACCGCGCCTACACGCGCCTGGCGATCCACGCGATGCACAGCCTGTACGAGGCCAACCGGTGGGTGCGCTACGTGGCCGTCTTCCAGAACTGGCTGCGGCCGGCCGGGGCGAGCTTCGACCACCTGCACAAGCAGCTGGTGGGCATCGACGAGCGCGGGGTGACCAGCCAGCTGGAGCTGCAGAAGGTGCGGGCCAACCCCAACCTGTACAACGAGATGGCGGTGGACTACGCCGCCTACCAGGGGCTGCTGGTGGCGAGCAACGAGCACGCGGTGGCCTTCGCCGGCTTCGGGCACCGCTACCCGACGCTGGAGGTGTACTCGACGTCGGCCATGCCCGAGCCGTGGCTCATGAGCCGTGAGGAGGTCGACGCCGTCTCCGACCTGGTGCACGCCCTGCACGCGGCCACGGGCGCGGACGTGCCCAGCAACGAGGAGTGGCACCACAAGCCGCTCGACGTGGACCAGCCCATGCCCTGGCACATCACGCTCAAGTGGCGGGTCTCCACCCTGGCGGGCTTCGAGGGCGGCACGAAGATCTACCTCAACACCATCGACCCGTGGACGCTGCACGACCGCGTGGTGGCGCGCCTGGAGGACCTGCGGGCCGACCGGCTCATCGCGCCGATGGCCGTGGGCGAGGAGTGCCCGACGACACCCAACCGGCTCCTGTACAACCCGGTTCTCACCGCCCGGCCGTAG
- a CDS encoding GOLPH3/VPS74 family protein has translation MLTCEELFLLLTKDSGKPESRMTYPAYGLTGALLTDLLLAGRISLTEERNPRIYIVSAEPTGHPVLDRALEILPAKDGKRFSSLVSWGRLNPTRNIAQSLEAAGVVRIYTGGLFGSLNPSYPTLDPLPERQLRARIDAALRGVQPPTASDVALLSILQALSVAPTVLPQQETGLSRGELKRRIKELSGENPVGRAVQRAVEAVTMAIIAAGSVAAASSS, from the coding sequence ATGCTGACCTGTGAAGAACTGTTCCTACTGCTGACCAAGGACTCCGGTAAGCCGGAGAGCCGCATGACGTATCCGGCCTACGGGCTCACCGGGGCGCTGCTCACCGATCTGCTGCTGGCCGGCCGTATCAGCCTGACCGAGGAGCGCAACCCCCGCATCTACATCGTCAGCGCCGAGCCGACCGGGCACCCCGTCCTGGACCGGGCCCTGGAGATCCTGCCCGCCAAGGACGGCAAACGATTCTCCTCCCTGGTGTCCTGGGGCAGGCTCAACCCCACCCGCAACATCGCCCAGTCCTTGGAGGCGGCCGGGGTGGTGCGCATCTACACCGGCGGGCTGTTCGGGTCACTGAACCCCAGCTACCCCACGCTCGACCCCCTCCCCGAGCGGCAGCTGCGCGCACGCATCGACGCCGCCCTGCGCGGGGTGCAGCCGCCGACTGCCTCCGACGTCGCCCTGCTGTCGATCCTACAGGCGCTCAGTGTCGCACCAACCGTCCTGCCGCAGCAGGAGACGGGTCTCAGCCGCGGCGAGCTCAAGCGCCGGATCAAGGAGCTCTCGGGGGAGAACCCCGTGGGGCGTGCGGTGCAGCGGGCCGTGGAGGCCGTGACGATGGCCATCATCGCCGCAGGGAGCGTTGCGGCGGCCTCGTCGAGCTGA
- a CDS encoding glutathione S-transferase C-terminal domain-containing protein yields MAIVVSYRFVPSGDLPVEAERYRLVASGACPWCRRVLIARRLLGLTEAIPVSWSYGKGADGYWELTGPDGEPGVDPALGARSLAEVFEKTPGYTPPPTVPALVDTTTGQVVSDDSGDLLFDLSTAWWDLHREGAPDLYPLNRRNSTDAWDAWIGSQINVGHAVATHSQDPEKAAAAANGVLVGFDVIDTLLARATRMEASREDGLTMLDGPALSAVVAIGQYLCGDKPTGSDIRLFTTVQSYEYGGRQHYPGGEAPSISFWPALARWFRALEGRSGWVGPEERSALGC; encoded by the coding sequence TTGGCCATCGTAGTCTCATACCGATTCGTACCCAGCGGCGACCTTCCCGTAGAGGCGGAGCGCTACCGACTCGTGGCGTCGGGGGCCTGCCCGTGGTGCCGCCGCGTCCTCATCGCCCGGCGCCTGCTGGGCCTGACCGAGGCGATCCCCGTGTCCTGGAGTTACGGCAAGGGCGCGGACGGGTACTGGGAGCTGACCGGCCCCGACGGCGAGCCCGGCGTGGATCCGGCGCTCGGCGCCCGCTCCCTGGCCGAGGTCTTCGAGAAGACCCCCGGCTATACGCCTCCCCCCACGGTCCCGGCCCTCGTGGACACCACCACCGGCCAGGTCGTCAGCGACGACTCCGGCGACCTGCTCTTCGACCTGTCCACCGCCTGGTGGGACCTCCACCGCGAGGGCGCCCCGGACCTCTACCCGCTCAACCGCCGCAACTCCACCGACGCCTGGGACGCCTGGATCGGCTCGCAGATCAACGTCGGCCACGCGGTGGCCACCCACTCCCAGGACCCGGAGAAGGCCGCGGCGGCGGCCAACGGCGTCCTCGTGGGTTTCGACGTCATCGACACTCTCCTGGCCCGCGCCACGCGGATGGAGGCCTCCCGCGAGGACGGCCTGACGATGCTCGACGGGCCGGCCTTGTCCGCCGTCGTCGCCATCGGCCAGTACCTGTGCGGCGACAAGCCCACCGGCAGCGACATCCGCCTGTTCACCACCGTCCAGTCCTACGAGTACGGCGGGCGCCAGCACTACCCCGGCGGGGAGGCGCCGTCGATCTCCTTCTGGCCGGCGCTGGCCCGCTGGTTCCGTGCCCTGGAGGGCCGCTCGGGCTGGGTGGGGCCGGAGGAGCGCAGCGCCCTGGGCTGCTGA
- a CDS encoding tetratricopeptide repeat protein, with translation MTTREDILERLAYADALGPGPQTSALIAEAVSWADALGDEDLRIATRLALTEAYQQGNEAWKALAPFSWNLGRYQRRPEAFDDAQVRTLHWHFKWAVAVAGANPRVSKDKVRQLEASLEEFYRSGGASMHVVHGERASVAGLLGLEEEAAEELAAWRATHRDENADCEGCDPMRQVAFAYRTEAWELAVATAVPVLTGAVSCSVQPQTTQSLVLLPLLASGRPRAAWEAHLRSYREIRRNPKALISLAYHLEYLALVGRVDRGLELLRRHLSWLAQAESAYVLLSALRGMSLVLREAERAGRGEEALGVEVPAADLWYPLPGLEASTTISRVYAEMTGWARRLAQQFDMRNGNSTISDHLERSLARAAFDAAPGAVHGLGVEVDLLEPSEELPEAAQTSLTVDEDGAAPDVASLLGLVADDNGLVQEHAPRTTSSSQEAAGRRARAATSHQSGDAPFPLVDLVRPRPVRNGEEAVRRYVDHRRTIGSSTMDYWYVVDQVATRDLLPPRGEEIPGLEYHTGLLRAAAMTCRTEMDEAIAERLRIRPLIELAFGPLGAYYVDLLNLDNEITADSIAELSQDVLRDERLQRATSLIGQIEAQVEDLVSTELLDPGGTDALVLAADALLVGASVLTDLHAKDEALGAIQVVARAAEAVPEDRHAERMDDILDMARAEVLAECGDVYNGCLLAEEVMRRHEKVSPVLAARGRRLLGISSMEVGQFDEAIAQFREQANIMLAAGITLYAVASLLSLGSALEASERYLESAEVLESALSLAQRTGATSIALYLHRLLAQTGMAMGEEESVAEHSLEAARILQEQGRRALAGEYLAHAAMAVSNLKDNVRAAALFRQAADLEDTRTDQGCLDRGRALRRSARALVDDLTLPMARGRLDEARQIMEEARQAFAGVADTEGYSSAWEIGDWHDDMAWILWRTGQNWQAVQHCESAYDGYMDTEDRDSASRALCMLARLHAERGERDEALAACARVRDLLGEPHWDGHDALEFVASVEETLR, from the coding sequence ATGACCACACGCGAAGACATCCTCGAGCGTCTGGCCTACGCCGATGCCCTCGGCCCCGGCCCCCAGACCTCGGCCCTCATCGCGGAGGCCGTCAGCTGGGCGGACGCACTGGGCGACGAGGACCTGCGGATCGCCACCCGGCTGGCCCTGACCGAGGCCTACCAGCAGGGCAACGAGGCGTGGAAGGCGCTGGCACCCTTCTCATGGAACCTCGGCCGCTACCAGCGCCGCCCCGAGGCCTTCGACGACGCCCAGGTGCGCACCCTGCACTGGCACTTCAAGTGGGCGGTGGCCGTGGCGGGCGCCAACCCCAGGGTCTCCAAGGACAAGGTGCGCCAGCTCGAGGCCAGCCTCGAGGAGTTCTACCGCTCCGGGGGCGCCTCCATGCACGTCGTCCACGGAGAGCGCGCCTCGGTCGCCGGCCTGCTGGGCCTCGAGGAGGAGGCCGCTGAGGAGCTGGCCGCCTGGCGGGCCACCCACCGTGACGAGAATGCCGACTGCGAGGGCTGCGACCCCATGCGTCAGGTCGCCTTCGCCTACCGCACCGAGGCCTGGGAGCTGGCCGTGGCCACCGCCGTGCCCGTGCTGACCGGCGCCGTCAGCTGCTCCGTGCAGCCCCAGACCACGCAGTCCCTCGTGCTGCTGCCCCTGTTGGCCTCCGGCCGGCCCCGGGCGGCCTGGGAGGCGCACCTGCGCTCCTACCGGGAGATCCGCCGCAACCCCAAGGCCCTCATCTCCCTGGCCTACCACCTGGAGTACCTGGCCCTCGTGGGGCGGGTGGACCGGGGCCTGGAGCTCCTGCGCCGCCACCTGTCCTGGCTGGCCCAGGCCGAGTCCGCCTACGTGCTGCTGTCGGCACTGCGCGGCATGAGCCTGGTGCTGCGCGAGGCCGAGCGGGCCGGCCGCGGCGAGGAGGCCCTCGGCGTCGAGGTTCCGGCCGCCGACCTGTGGTACCCGCTGCCGGGACTGGAGGCCTCCACCACCATCTCGCGCGTCTACGCCGAGATGACCGGCTGGGCCCGGCGCCTGGCCCAGCAGTTCGACATGCGCAACGGCAACTCCACCATCTCCGACCACCTGGAGCGCTCCCTGGCCCGGGCCGCCTTCGACGCCGCCCCCGGCGCGGTCCACGGGCTGGGCGTGGAGGTCGACCTCCTGGAGCCCTCCGAGGAGCTGCCCGAGGCGGCCCAGACGAGCCTGACCGTGGACGAGGACGGCGCCGCACCCGACGTCGCCTCCCTCCTGGGCCTGGTTGCCGACGACAACGGCCTGGTCCAGGAGCACGCACCCCGCACGACGTCGTCGAGCCAGGAAGCGGCCGGCCGACGCGCCCGCGCCGCCACCAGCCACCAGAGCGGCGACGCGCCCTTCCCCCTGGTGGATCTCGTGCGGCCCCGGCCGGTGCGTAACGGTGAGGAGGCGGTGCGCCGCTACGTCGACCACCGCCGCACCATCGGCTCCTCGACGATGGACTACTGGTACGTCGTCGACCAGGTGGCCACGCGCGACCTGCTGCCCCCGCGCGGCGAGGAGATCCCGGGCCTGGAGTACCACACGGGACTGCTGCGGGCCGCCGCCATGACCTGCCGCACCGAGATGGATGAGGCCATCGCCGAGCGCCTGCGGATCCGCCCTCTCATCGAGCTGGCCTTCGGGCCGCTGGGCGCCTACTACGTGGACCTGCTCAACCTCGACAACGAGATCACCGCCGACTCCATTGCCGAGCTATCCCAGGACGTCTTGCGCGATGAGCGCCTGCAGCGGGCCACCTCCCTCATCGGGCAGATCGAGGCCCAGGTCGAGGACCTGGTGTCCACCGAGCTGCTCGACCCCGGGGGTACCGACGCCCTCGTCCTGGCGGCCGACGCCCTGCTCGTGGGGGCCTCGGTCCTCACCGACCTGCACGCCAAGGACGAGGCGCTCGGGGCGATCCAGGTCGTCGCCCGCGCCGCCGAGGCCGTCCCCGAGGACCGCCACGCCGAGCGGATGGACGACATCCTCGACATGGCGCGCGCCGAGGTCCTGGCCGAGTGCGGCGACGTCTACAACGGCTGCCTGCTGGCCGAGGAGGTCATGCGCCGCCACGAGAAGGTCTCCCCGGTCCTGGCCGCCCGCGGTCGGCGCCTGCTGGGCATCTCCTCCATGGAGGTGGGTCAGTTCGATGAGGCCATCGCCCAGTTCCGCGAGCAGGCCAACATCATGCTGGCCGCCGGCATCACCCTGTACGCCGTGGCCTCCCTGCTGTCCCTGGGCTCGGCGCTGGAGGCCTCCGAGCGCTACCTGGAGAGCGCCGAGGTCCTGGAGTCCGCGCTGTCCCTGGCCCAGCGCACCGGGGCCACGAGCATCGCCCTCTACCTGCACCGGCTCCTGGCCCAGACCGGCATGGCCATGGGCGAGGAGGAGAGCGTCGCCGAGCACTCGCTGGAGGCCGCCCGGATCCTGCAGGAGCAGGGGCGCCGGGCGCTGGCGGGGGAGTACCTCGCGCACGCGGCGATGGCCGTCTCCAATCTCAAGGACAATGTGCGCGCCGCCGCCCTGTTCCGCCAGGCCGCCGACCTGGAGGACACCCGCACCGATCAGGGCTGCCTGGACCGGGGGCGGGCGCTGCGCCGCTCGGCGCGGGCGCTGGTGGACGACCTCACCCTGCCTATGGCCCGGGGGAGGCTCGACGAGGCCCGCCAGATCATGGAGGAGGCCCGTCAGGCCTTCGCCGGCGTGGCCGACACCGAGGGCTACTCCTCGGCCTGGGAGATCGGCGACTGGCACGACGACATGGCCTGGATCCTGTGGCGCACCGGCCAGAACTGGCAGGCCGTCCAGCACTGCGAGTCCGCCTACGACGGCTACATGGACACCGAGGACCGCGACTCGGCCTCGCGGGCCCTGTGCATGCTGGCCCGCCTGCACGCCGAGCGCGGCGAGCGTGACGAGGCTCTGGCCGCCTGCGCCCGCGTGCGCGACCTGCTGGGCGAGCCGCACTGGGACGGTCACGACGCCCTGGAGTTTGTGGCCTCCGTGGAGGAGACGCTGCGCTGA
- a CDS encoding cation:proton antiporter has product MAEVFTSLLLIVAVAFVAPLISWTIPKRLVPEVVLLILGGMLIGPHGLGLAVEDSSIELLRELGVAFLFLMAGYEIDINELRGAGGRHAAVAWLLSLGLAFGAVSVIGVTGGAASANGIAIATAMTSTAIGTILPILRDRGLLPTAVGASILNHGAVGEVGPVIVMALLLGSRSTWASMVILGVFLIITLLIVRFTSRVKRVGRRLVEAIHLGASTTAQTTIRATVLLLVGLCAIAAIFDLDVILGAFAAGFVLRHALPEGDAEFEEKLDGLAYGFFVPIFFVTSGMGIEAGLNAGDLVNLLAFFVLLVLVRGVPVWLASRAERRRDGSRAYSIRQSLQIAVYSTTALPIIVAVTQVAVSAGAMSTSFASTLVLAGVLSVLVLPAAGLALGHRSDHVPANEVMRVVQGPAAPDGRTPEEATVPVGEHVSEPRRPASPPGGIRLPVGERTPAAGVKRPAQPDLVGLPDLRAQTTPAMARLAELGMHARGLSLEESHRLAARLVEIEQEHALWRERWHRARRHGGTSRAARRRRPRSE; this is encoded by the coding sequence ATGGCCGAGGTCTTCACCTCCCTGCTGCTCATCGTCGCGGTGGCATTCGTGGCGCCGCTGATCTCCTGGACCATCCCCAAGCGGCTCGTGCCCGAGGTCGTCCTGCTCATCCTGGGCGGGATGCTCATCGGTCCCCACGGCTTGGGGCTGGCCGTCGAGGACTCCTCGATCGAGCTGCTGCGCGAGCTCGGCGTCGCCTTCCTCTTCCTCATGGCCGGCTACGAGATCGACATCAACGAGCTGCGCGGGGCGGGCGGGCGCCACGCCGCCGTCGCCTGGCTGCTCTCGCTGGGGCTGGCCTTCGGCGCGGTCAGTGTCATCGGGGTGACCGGAGGGGCGGCGTCGGCCAACGGCATCGCCATCGCCACCGCCATGACCTCCACGGCCATCGGCACGATCCTGCCGATCCTGCGCGACCGCGGCCTGCTGCCCACGGCGGTGGGCGCCTCGATCCTCAACCACGGCGCCGTCGGCGAGGTCGGGCCGGTCATCGTCATGGCGCTGCTGCTGGGGTCGCGCTCCACCTGGGCGAGCATGGTGATCCTGGGTGTCTTCCTCATCATCACCCTGCTCATTGTTCGCTTCACCAGCCGCGTCAAGCGCGTGGGGCGCCGCCTGGTCGAGGCCATCCACCTGGGGGCCTCGACGACGGCGCAGACCACCATCCGCGCTACCGTCCTGCTCCTGGTGGGGCTGTGCGCCATCGCCGCCATCTTCGACCTCGACGTCATCCTGGGGGCCTTCGCCGCCGGCTTCGTCCTGCGTCACGCCCTGCCCGAGGGGGATGCCGAGTTCGAGGAGAAGCTCGACGGGCTGGCCTATGGGTTCTTCGTGCCGATCTTCTTCGTCACCTCCGGCATGGGCATCGAGGCCGGGCTCAATGCCGGGGACCTGGTCAACCTGCTGGCCTTCTTCGTACTGCTGGTGCTCGTGCGGGGCGTGCCGGTGTGGCTAGCCTCCCGGGCGGAGCGGCGCAGGGACGGCTCGCGCGCCTACTCGATACGTCAGAGCCTCCAGATCGCCGTCTACTCGACGACGGCCCTGCCCATCATTGTGGCCGTCACCCAGGTGGCGGTCAGTGCCGGGGCCATGTCGACCTCCTTCGCCTCCACCCTCGTGCTGGCCGGGGTGCTGTCGGTGCTGGTCCTGCCGGCCGCCGGGCTGGCGCTGGGTCACCGGAGCGACCACGTGCCGGCCAACGAGGTGATGCGTGTGGTCCAGGGGCCGGCCGCTCCTGACGGGCGCACCCCCGAGGAGGCCACGGTCCCGGTCGGTGAGCATGTCTCGGAGCCGCGCCGACCGGCGTCGCCGCCTGGCGGCATCAGGCTGCCGGTGGGGGAGCGCACCCCGGCCGCAGGAGTGAAGCGGCCGGCGCAGCCCGACCTCGTGGGCCTGCCGGACCTGCGTGCGCAGACGACGCCGGCGATGGCGCGCCTGGCCGAGCTGGGGATGCACGCTCGGGGGCTGTCGCTGGAGGAGTCGCACCGCCTGGCCGCGCGCCTGGTCGAGATCGAGCAGGAGCACGCCCTGTGGCGCGAGCGCTGGCACCGCGCGCGCAGGCACGGCGGTACCTCCCGGGCGGCTCGACGACGTCGGCCCCGCAGCGAGTGA
- a CDS encoding YbjN domain-containing protein, which translates to MSAQPALTLQRVETWLSQHGITAGPEEDGAVFMGFPGCDIGVYLHDEEDALVVAGMWRGRPAAERLDEMRAFIDAQHRSTYGPDLAVTPAHDPGHLLLSTQMVAYVGAGMSQAQLDAFMDMGLGMTRAFFATVQERFPELVTWEED; encoded by the coding sequence ATGAGTGCCCAACCGGCTCTGACCCTTCAGCGGGTCGAGACCTGGCTGTCCCAGCACGGCATCACCGCCGGCCCTGAGGAGGACGGTGCCGTCTTCATGGGCTTCCCGGGCTGCGACATTGGCGTCTACCTGCATGACGAGGAGGACGCCCTCGTCGTGGCCGGCATGTGGCGTGGGCGCCCGGCAGCCGAGCGCCTCGATGAGATGCGGGCCTTCATCGACGCCCAGCACCGTTCCACCTACGGCCCGGACCTGGCCGTCACCCCCGCCCACGACCCCGGCCACCTCCTGCTGAGCACCCAGATGGTGGCCTACGTCGGCGCGGGCATGAGTCAGGCCCAGCTCGACGCCTTCATGGACATGGGCCTGGGCATGACCCGCGCGTTCTTCGCCACCGTCCAGGAGCGCTTCCCCGAGCTCGTCACCTGGGAGGAGGACTGA